The following is a genomic window from Anopheles aquasalis chromosome 3, idAnoAquaMG_Q_19, whole genome shotgun sequence.
GGGGCCGGGGGAAGCGGGGGTGTTTTAGCGAGGAGAGCGAGTTAGAATAGCGTACGATAAGCGGCGCTTTGTGCTTGTTTGTGTTGATGGAATCAACTCCCTCCCTGTGTGTTCACATTAACAAtccattcgctcgttcgctcgcgtgGTTAGTAGTCGAACGTCATCAGCGTGCACTaatgacccccccccccccccccccgggggagtgtAGTTCGGGATCGCAGCGCTGGCTCTCCAGTGAATGGTGTGGTAAAGATTGTTAGTGGCAGGTTGGGGGAGGATAAGATTACGGAGTATGCGTTGCTCcagcatggtggtggcaaaaaagCTGCAACCaaggaggcgcatggtagaAGCGAAAATTTGTTGTTCTcgttactctctctctcactctatgTGGTAGTGGTGCCGATGCATTAGATTCCAATTGTGTAGCCTACTGCAACCAACACATACACGGACGAAATTGCGATGCAATTTGTTCACTTGCATGTTTGTCGACGCGAAGTCGCTGTCGAAGTCGACGACAAAATATGCTTATCGCACTAGAAAGCAATGTAACAGCAGTGGTGTAGCTGTAATGTTGGTCATCCATTTGGATGCTACTGGTGGGCTAGTGAGATGCAAATTGGGAGTGTGATGTGTCAGTGAGCAGTGATCACGGGGGTAGGATTTTTTCTTTGCAACAGAAATTCCCTTTCTCCAGTTAAGTGATGAGTGCTTTGGATGAGTGAGAATGTTATCAAGTTTTAGCATGTAAAAAAGTTGCCTCCCATGTTTTTTGCTACCTCTGCGTGATGTTTACTGCAAaaagaatcctttttttctgtttagAATATTtgaaccagcaccagaggaACACAAAAGTTTACAACTTCTTCAGCCAATTATTTGTTCTCCCCCTGACTCTGTGTCTGCAAACAGGATCCTAGGCCTCGCTATCCCTGTTCCGGCTCCAGTGGTACCCTGCTTTGTGGAGTGGAACCCTCAAAAGTGCCGGTTGAACGGGACTCGTAGGCAAACGGCCTAGCTACCCTCGactttgcttcatttttttttgtgtgtacaaGCGAAACATCTGTACAACCTGAAAACAAGGGTCGAGAGAGGGAACAGAAGAAATCGGGGAAATCGATCATGATAACCAGCCAATTACATCATCGGTGGGGCGCCCTTTTAACGACGTTCTGCTATCGAGTTACCTGTGgaacagcacacatacacacgcaaacacgaaGCAAAGAAATATTCTTTCCGGTTTTTGCCAATCACCGGAACTACCGGCAGTGTAATCTGTGGCCACCCTTCCAGTAGACGATGCTAATGTCGTAATGGCAACAGTTTGCTCCGTTGTCCCGGAGTGTGTGTctaacagagagcgagagcgagagacagagacacacgATCGAACGCATGTGCACTGGACTTGCATCCCGTGCTGCCTGGGGGGGGTCGCGAATGCAACTGGTTGCATCTAGTACATGATGTGGCGCTCGCTTCCGTGGTATGCGTGTAACGCGCTCcactgtttgtggttgtgaggaaggttttttttgttgcaccaCAGAACCGTATTTGTTGGCGAGGGTCCTGGGTCCTGGAGGGACCGTTGCGATGGTAATCCGAGAAACCGTCTACTGCTCTCtgttcgtccctttttccggtgtgtctgcgtgtgtttgtgaatgTTGGTTGTGGCCAGTTTCGATCGGTGGTCGGGCATTCGGTTTTCGAGCTCGATTTTTCCATCATAGCGAAATGCCGTCGCGCCACACGCCACAACCGAGATGACACCGGAGGAACgtggttcggttttgcggTTGCTTCTCGCGCTCAACCAACTAGGAAGTGCCCTCAAGTGATCAATGCTTACTAGGATACTCACAGATGCTAGCCGTTGGTGGAATTTCGTTGTGCTGAAGGATGAAATGCACCGAGTGCCATTTTTAGTGATATAGTGATGCGCCATTTTTAGTGTTTCACATCCGCTACTTGCTGGTAAGCGATTTGGGTGTAAATTTGTGCCGCGAATCGGTTCGTGTGCACGGTTCCGTATGGCTTTCGTGTTCCATTCCCGTTCGTGGTTTCAAATACGACGACGAGTGCAGCAAGTGCgcgtttaattgaattagtgGCCACGGCCAGTACGCAGTAGAGCCGAGCTCGTGGTCAACTCGCCACGATTACACCGGCTGTTGCCTTGAAACAACGTGGCTCCcaatggtggcggcagtggatCCCTGGCCTGGTGCCTTAGACAATGTGTGCGATCCAAGTGTTCCGTGTGacgtggatgatggtggtgtgagtggggcccttcttcttctgttggaAATGCGAGATGCGAGCCGGGATAGGGGAAATAGGTGGTACCAGGTGAAAATCGGAATTTTCCTCGCTCGATTGGATGGAATACGTAACAATTGTGTCtgacggtgtggtgtggttgtgcCGTTGACAGGCCGGGCCGGACGATTCCCGGTGGGTAGGAGTACCAtgacatcccccccccccccccgcatccTTGGCTCTTCTTGTCGCTGTGAAGCAACAGGATGCGGTGAAGCAACAGGAGAGAAGAAGGCTGTGTCCTCCGTGCACTGacgagtgtgtatgtgtgcaccccaaaagaaataaaaaaagaaaataggaaacatggtgtatgtgtgtttgtgtggaaatCTTTGTGTTCGCTGTTTGACGAGTTTTCCCGGTGATAAGCAGACCGTttcatttcttcctttctccccccccccccccccctctccccaccGTCTTCTTAGTCGGTGTGTACAGGTGTATCGCCAGGGTGTgcaggtgtatgtgtgctccaAACTCCCCGTAGCTGAAATGAAATAGAATCCGGAAAAGTTTCGCCAAAGAAACCGTGTCGATTGTTGTTCgtcgtcctgctggtggtggtaaaatTGTTTAGCCCCCTCAGTGTACCAGTGTTGTGCGCCATCCTTCCTTGTCCTTACCAGACGGTCGAGGGGCCAGGTGCGGGgtggaagaaaataaaaatctggAATTGTTCGACGATCAGCCACCTCAAACTCGTCCTCAGCCCTTACAAGACGTTGTCAAGGAACTTGAACAAAAGACCGATCCACGGGCAAACTCCGGAGTAGGCTGTGGTGGAAAGCTAATTTTGTGTCCAGCCAACGGTCGacgtggaatggaaaaccggcggcggaaaattgaaacaatagcGAGTGTGGGTGGTACGTGAGGCGGGTTTGCACGTGCAGCACGTGCCAGCCAAAGCTGGAATATAGTGTAGGTGGCAGTGATGATTTTTTTGGAGTTGTGTATTAAACCGAAAAACGGCAAGAGATCACTTCAGTGTTAATCATTCCCTGTGTGGATTGCTGCGCGTACTAGATTCGTTTATAGCGGAGCCGTTTTCTAAGTTGAAACGAAAGACAATACGAATCCGAAGCGGAAGAACCACCTTACCATGAGGAGTGCACCGTGTCAATACTAAGGTGccagaaaggaaagcaaaaaggtACGTTGTACGTTCGTTGTCGGCGTTGTGGGCGCTGTTAGATAATAAGCTGTGGCGCTGGTCTGGCGATTGAATTTTGTGCGCTTCTTCGAGTAAAAGTCCGGGCTGGAAGACTTTCAAGAATTCCCTCGGACTGGCGTAAAGTTACCGCCAATAGATTGTTCATAGTGGAGGTCAATGTTGTGCGGATACAGTTTCTGTGTTGTAACCGGTTCGCTGAACTTCCGTCCCTGCTAGAAATTATGAGCTCATCACAGAGCGCTAACCTCAATTAGTGGCGCGGTGGCGGTCCCCATGCCTCCATGTTGCTTAATATCCTACAAAGGCATCCTCAGTTTATTCTTGCGCCTGCTGCCAGAATGACGTCTATGGAGTTCTTGGCTGTCGGCTGATCGATGCATGGGATTAGCCCAGCGGTGCTGTGCCTGATGGCTCCTATACGTAATCGGAGGACAAAGATTGCTTCGCAATGTTTCTCGATTACTCTAGCgtcggaaggggggggggggggcatcgtATTAGACTTTGAAATTGGTCAAACTGGAGCGGAGGCAAAAAGAGCGGGACCAACCCATTACTTTACGTCCCTTCTAAGAAGACCCCGTTGTTCACGCGTACATGCCGTGGcagtttgttttcgttggagCCCCACTCCTTGGTCGTGTAGTAGCAGTCGGTCAGAAGTCGGTTCGTCGCCGCTCGGATCCATCAGCTCGGACAGTTTGATTGAATGATCTAGAAGAGGCGGAACCGTTGACTTCTTGATGAGACggatgaataaaatattttcacCCAAGTTGGTTGGTGCAACAGTGGTCCTGTGGCAAGCGGCGGTGGCACCAACAGCCTCTGTTTGATTCCTGCTAAAGCGGCGTCACTACGGAATACTTCTAGATGccgatcgattgtttttggGTTATATGGTTTAGCATGGACTTAAAGCCGACCGGATGAGAACAGATGGAGGGTATGAATGATGCAGTTTGCTGGCCGCAGTCCAGCGGAGCCCACTGCATGTGCATGTAGCGCTGTAAGCGTGTATGGTAAGCAGGGAATGTTCATGAATCACACCGTAAAACTTTTCTAGGCATTCTGCATGTTTGACTTTTGAACTCGGGATATAATCGTTGTTGGTTAGAATGTTGGTCCTTATATAAATCCCATATAATGTGACGCCCAACGAACATTGCGTAGTGCATCATGTGGTAACGAATATTGGGTATCGATTAAGTTGGGGGGCTGACGATCGTGTGATGCACGAATTTGAGGATATAAATTCATTTCATCTTTGTTCAACGATGAAGCCGTTGTAGTATACTTAACTAGCAGGCAGTTTGCAGACCGGCTCATCCTAGGTTCATGTCCCGATGTCGTCATCTTGCGTTTGTTGAGGTAATAATGCAGTACTATAACCTCCGTGACAATGAGTGTAGTCGAATAAAGAAGACTTGAATATACAATTTAACTAGTATGCATCATAAAGTCTCTGTatcttgttgttgatgttactgtattgcaaaaaaaaaaaaattaccggAAGTAATTACACGCATCTCAACATCATCAAAACAACATCACCACTGTTGGTATCATCTGTAAACCCAGGCCATTCACTGCACTTTTctctcgccttttttttgcttaggCAACTGGTTCCGATGCAGCTGCTGTGGTGTGTCGTGCGCGCTGACGAAGCAAACCTCCCGTTCCACCATCATGCGCGCGCCCTTTGTTGATAACAGTGGTTCAAGGAAATCATCTAACTTTTTGCTTGCCATATGTGTGTGACCCTAACCGGCCGAGTTAAGGCCATGTAGTGATCATGGATCATTGAAGCGGGAGGGTCTAGAcacagcctgccagccagccagcccgcggTGGTGTGTAAGGCATCGTGCCAGACCACAAAACCCATTTACTAGTTGAAACATCTACCAGCGTCACAATATGGATTGTGGGGTACTCGTGTGGCGCTCTGACAGTTGCATAACATCGCCGATGCATCATCAACTGCAGCGCGTGCGATCGctccgccatcatcaccggttCTACCGGCAGCCATAAACATCACCTAGAACCACCTCCGCCTTTTCTTTCCTCGGTCAGGCCGGCCGGCAGAGGGGCgagttgtttggttttgcagggctgctgttgagtgctgTCGCAGGTGCTACTACGACATTAGCGAGTACACGTAGTAGTCTCGCTTCGTACACTACGCTATACGAGGCGGCTCGTATTGTGTTGTTTATTAGGggagtttgagtttttttctttctaatttgatttgtttgtttacctcTATGGCCACATTTTAGCAATTATTGGCTTCTAAATGCTTAAATAAATGGTTCCTATTTCTAAAATTGACCTCCTTTAGAACCACTGAAAACTACTTTAGACAACAGATTCAGAGAAATTCGATTAGCAATGTGAGAGATACATTTATCTAACTCTTCTTTGCTATAGGCACACTTTCACAGTATATTGATATAACATGCATTTCGTCCTTGTACTTATGTATTGAATCGCTGTGTTGATTCATAGGATGGGctttatatattttaaaagATAATTCTAATAGTTTCTTTTCGATGTACTGATGGTCTATTTCTGAGAAAAGAGGGAACatgcatttaatttaatgaagTTATAGCACGTGCAAAACTGTTAAATTATCTTTATGTTTTAAGAATATACACAACGTATATTAAATGTTACAAAACGTGTAGTAATATAttgtcttcttttctttcattccacAGATTAACGACAAAGAAGCACTTTTTGCGGCGAAGTTCGTTAACTAATGCGAAGTATGGCACATCAAACTAGTGCTACTAAAGCGCTTAttttgaagcatttaattCATTGCTATAACTGTACAAGCATAACTTAATcgacaagaaaaacaaacaaacgaaggaaaagtgATCTGCAACAAGGGCAACGAATTATTATCATCTAGCGTAGTCCAACTACTTTGTAACGTCCAATTACTTCACAATATCCACCGGGAACAGTATCCTGTAAAGCGATTAAGCATGGAGGAACTAAAGCACAATCCCTCGCGAGGTAGTGCGTTCGACGAGGAGGATGGCTTCGGTAGTGggatcgatatcgatcaccatcatcaccaccatcaccatcatcatcatcaccatggcgGTGACTCGTACTCAGCCATGGATGAGGATGGGGACGACAAAGATGATACGAAACGGTAAGTGGTCCCATTAGATTCCTCAAGAGCAATTGTATATAATAGACCACTCTGCATTCGTTATTTCCAGCAAATCGCGTAACCTTAGCGAGAAGAAGCGACGCGATCAGTTCAATCTGTTGGTCAATGAGCTCAGCTCGATGGTGTCGTCCAATAGCCGCAAAATGGACAAATCGACTGTACTGAAGTCCACGATTGCGTTCCTGAAGAGCCACAACGAGATCGCGGTACGGTCACGGGTACACGAGATCCAGACGGATTGGAAGCCATCGTTTCTGTCGAACGAAGAGTTTACGCATCTGATTCTGGAAGCATTGGACGGGTTCATCATCGTGTTCTCCTCCACCGGCAGAGTATTCTACGCGTCCGAAAGTATTACCTCGTTGTTGGGCCACCTGCCGGTAAGTAGCTGCTTGATGGCACAGCATAATCTTTGCTAacgttttgatgttttgcttgTGATTCCGCAGAGTGATCTCCTCAACATGACCGTGTACGATATGGTGTACGAGGATGATCAGAACGATCTGTATCACATACTGCTCAACCCGACCACGATCGTAGATCCGCTGCAGACGGGCATTAGCCGTGAGAATCAGGTAACGTTTTCATGCTACATCAAACGTGGAACGGTTGACTATCGGGCGGATGTTTCCTACGAGCATGTCCAGTTCACTGGGTACTTCCGTGAGTATACTAAGGCATGGCAGAAGGAGGCCAGGGAAGGTTAACCGGGTGCTGAATGATGCTGGCTCTTCGTAGGTAGTGACGTCGACACGGAATCTCTGATGACAACATCTCGGTTCAGCGGTTACACGAGCGATGCCGACTCGCGGCTCGTGTTCGTAGGTACGGGTCGGCTGCAGACCCCGCAGCTGATCCGCGAGATGTCGATCGTGGATAACACGAAAAGTGAGTTCACCTCCCGGCACAGCCTTGAGTGGAAGTTCCTGTTTCTCGATCACCGGGCACCACCTATCATCGGCTACCTCCCGTTTGAAGTGCTGGGAACTTCCGGGTATGACTATTATCATTTTGACGATCTGGAAAAGGTGGTGGCTTGTCATGAAGCATGTAAGCTCTCACAGTATTATTACTACTGCCGTGCCCTCGTTCGCTACGGCGTTCGCCTCCCCCCAAACGCATGTCCTGGCTTCaccgttttctttctcctttttttcttctttacctTCTCGTTTGTGTCTCTTTACTGCTTTCGGCGTTCGGCTCATCGTTGCTTGACCGTTGTAGTGATGCAGAAGGGTGAGGGCACTTCGTGCTATTATCGATTCCTGACTAAAGGGCAGCAGTGGATCTGGCTGCAGACCCGTTTCTACATCACCTACCATCAGTGGAACTCGAAGCCGGAGTTCGTGGTGTGTACGCACCGGGTGGTAAGCTATGCGGACGTGATGAAACAGATGCGCAACCAGACCGTGGCCGATGGCAAGTTCTCCGAGGATGCTGATAGCGTAAGCGTGCATGGTGTGGAGCGCAAGTTTCAGCAATCGTCTTCGCAGAGTCTGCTGGCAACGTCACCGTGGAGCTCGAAGAGTTCCCGAACGTCCCGAGTTGCCCCGACACCGGGTGTGTCGCCAACGGGGCTGTCTAACCGGGGACGCAATCGATACAACACCTACAACGGACCTGGTTCTGACTCGGCCACGTCGATTTCCACCGAGTCACACACTAGTCGCCAGTCGCTCGTTACGCAGCATTCGGTGAGTGTAAGCTGTGGCGCATTGGAGTAGAGGAGTTTTATGATACGCTTCTTCTGTCTTTGTAGCGATCTCGGACGCGAACGAGCACATTCCCGTCAAAGGTTTCATCGCAGAGCAGTCAGCAGGATAGGCAATCGGTATCCCAttttttgctgcagcaacaacagcagcaacagcagccgcaacaacaaccatttcagcagcagcaacagcaaccaccagaaATGCAACAGAGCTTGCAGCaatcgcagcatcatcaactgcAGCTACAGCAGaatcagttgcagcagcagttacagcagcaacaacaacagcatcgtaCGCAGCATCAACAGTTGCAACAATTGCAGgcacatcaacaacaccaaTCTGCATCCCAGCAACAACCTCAGCAGGCTCAGCTCATGGTACAAACGATGTCGGAACCGGATATGTATGGTCCTAAGATAGCGATGGTCAATCAAACGGCGGCACATCAGGGGCTTGCTCACGACACttctcaacagcagcaacccatcgatcagcaacaacaacagcaccagcagcagcatcagcaactgATACAGCAAACGACAGCACAGGCAACGATTCTAACGCCAACGGTAACACAGATCATTCCGCCCGGTTTCATCGAACCGCAACAGTATTTGACGGCAATTCCCGTGCAACCCGTGGCCAGCTTTACGGCCGATGGTGCCTCCGGTGTGCTGTCGCCGATCTCACCCACCTCACCACACGGAGCGTACCACCCTGCGGTTAGCGCGTCCGGTGGCGTTGTCCTCACGCCAACACAAAACCAGGTTCAGGATCAGCTCCAGCGGAAGCACGAAGAGCTACAGCATTTGATactacagcagcaggaagagctTCGACGGGTGCAGGAGCAATTGTTGATGGCACGGTACGGATTGCTACCCTCGATCGTATCCCTACCGTTCCCTGCGGCAGCTAATCCGGCTAACGCAGGCCCTAGTGTAGGGCCACCGGAACGAGGCCCCAGTGGTAGCTCCTTCCTGCAGCATCATCCTGCAGCGGGTCATGGTTCTTcctttcatcaccatcaccatcattaccatccatcgtcgtcgggATCGTCCTCGGTACAGTCGCACCATACGCAGTCTTCACACCAACATCACTCTCATTCTCAagaccatcagcatcaacatccgatgcaacagcagcagcagcagcagtcgcaacAACAGATGTGTATACCGCCAACCGATCAGAAACCGATTCTGCATCCTGATCCAGAGCAGCAGCTCAACTTCACCGACACTGGCCAGGGAAAGCTGGCGGAGGCAGGAGATATGGTATCGTACATGCAGCTGACACCGGTGCCGCTCCACCattt
Proteins encoded in this region:
- the LOC126574678 gene encoding circadian locomoter output cycles protein kaput, with protein sequence MEELKHNPSRGSAFDEEDGFGSGIDIDHHHHHHHHHHHHHGGDSYSAMDEDGDDKDDTKRKSRNLSEKKRRDQFNLLVNELSSMVSSNSRKMDKSTVLKSTIAFLKSHNEIAVRSRVHEIQTDWKPSFLSNEEFTHLILEALDGFIIVFSSTGRVFYASESITSLLGHLPSDLLNMTVYDMVYEDDQNDLYHILLNPTTIVDPLQTGISRENQVTFSCYIKRGTVDYRADVSYEHVQFTGYFRSDVDTESLMTTSRFSGYTSDADSRLVFVGTGRLQTPQLIREMSIVDNTKSEFTSRHSLEWKFLFLDHRAPPIIGYLPFEVLGTSGYDYYHFDDLEKVVACHEALMQKGEGTSCYYRFLTKGQQWIWLQTRFYITYHQWNSKPEFVVCTHRVVSYADVMKQMRNQTVADGKFSEDADSVSVHGVERKFQQSSSQSLLATSPWSSKSSRTSRVAPTPGVSPTGLSNRGRNRYNTYNGPGSDSATSISTESHTSRQSLVTQHSRSRTRTSTFPSKVSSQSSQQDRQSVSHFLLQQQQQQQQPQQQPFQQQQQQPPEMQQSLQQSQHHQLQLQQNQLQQQLQQQQQQHRTQHQQLQQLQAHQQHQSASQQQPQQAQLMVQTMSEPDMYGPKIAMVNQTAAHQGLAHDTSQQQQPIDQQQQQHQQQHQQLIQQTTAQATILTPTVTQIIPPGFIEPQQYLTAIPVQPVASFTADGASGVLSPISPTSPHGAYHPAVSASGGVVLTPTQNQVQDQLQRKHEELQHLILQQQEELRRVQEQLLMARYGLLPSIVSLPFPAAANPANAGPSVGPPERGPSGSSFLQHHPAAGHGSSFHHHHHHYHPSSSGSSSVQSHHTQSSHQHHSHSQDHQHQHPMQQQQQQQSQQQMCIPPTDQKPILHPDPEQQLNFTDTGQGKLAEAGDMVSYMQLTPVPLHHLQQQQQQQQQQQQQQQQQQQQHHQHHPPSASNSTVTPASSVLNQQLQQQQQQQQLMQLGIPADGTVGPGAPGGNSSNGMGLLQYQMVQEQAQTLFTSGMEQQQCQPQQQQQSHPPSHPSTIQQQQQQQQQGASSSDAGSRTCPSQTSEL